Proteins encoded within one genomic window of Sphingomonas cannabina:
- the ppdK gene encoding pyruvate, phosphate dikinase yields MATAPTAANDQRYVYRFGGGVSDGGKGDRNLLGGKGANLAEMASIGLPVPPGFTISTDMCTRYYDEGGIFPDSLKAEVAQGLAHIEAVTGKKFGNANDPLLVSVRSGARASMPGMMDTVLNLGLNDLTVQGLAAVSGDQRFAWDSYRRFIQMYSDVVLELDHARFEEALEIAKEDRGYTLDTEMTAADWQALVAEYKALVEELWSKPFPQDVHDQLWGAIGAVFGSWQSERAKVYRRLNDIPASWGTAVNVQAMVFGNMGDTSATGVAFTRDPSTGANAYYGEFLINAQGEDVVAGIRTPQYLTKAAREAAGAKPLSMEEALPETYAELAKVFDLLERHYRDMQDIEFTVQQGKLWMLQTRSGKRTAKAALKIAVDMASEGLITKEEAILRVDPAALDQLLHPTLDPAAPRDVLTKGLPASPGAASGKVVFDADAAEKAAAAGESVILVRVETSPEDIHGMHAAKGILTARGGMTSHAAVVARGMGRPCVSGAGTLSIKASEGVMRVGQREVRAGEVITIDGTTGEVMVGEVPTIQPELAGDFGTLMVWADGVRRLKVRTNAETPLDCRTAREFGAEGIGLCRTEHMFFDAARITAVRQMILASDEAGRRAALDKLLPEQRADFAEIFRVMAGLPCTIRLLDPPLHEFLPHEESEFAEVAESSGVDIETLKRRAAELHEFNPMLGHRGCRLGVTFPEIYEMQARAIFEAAVSLDEAPVPEIMIPLVATARELELMKAVVDKAAEAVFAETGKRVDYLVGTMIELPRAALKAGEIAEVGEFFSFGTNDLTQTTLGVSRDDAGRFLTAYVEQGIYAKDPFVSLDVEGVGELVRIAAERGRAARDGLKLGICGEHGGDPASIAFCEVVGLDYVSASPYRVPIARLAAAQAALGKEG; encoded by the coding sequence ATGGCCACCGCTCCGACCGCCGCCAACGACCAGCGCTATGTCTACCGCTTCGGCGGCGGCGTCTCCGACGGAGGCAAGGGCGACCGCAACCTCCTCGGCGGCAAGGGCGCCAACCTCGCCGAGATGGCGTCGATCGGCCTGCCGGTGCCCCCGGGCTTCACCATCAGCACCGACATGTGCACCCGCTACTACGACGAGGGCGGCATCTTCCCTGACAGCCTCAAGGCCGAGGTCGCGCAGGGCCTCGCCCACATCGAGGCGGTGACGGGGAAGAAGTTCGGCAACGCCAACGACCCGCTGCTGGTCTCCGTCCGCTCGGGCGCCCGCGCCTCGATGCCGGGGATGATGGACACCGTCCTCAACCTCGGCCTCAACGACCTGACCGTTCAGGGTCTCGCCGCCGTCTCCGGCGACCAGCGCTTCGCCTGGGACAGCTACCGCCGCTTCATCCAGATGTATTCCGACGTGGTGCTGGAGCTCGACCACGCCCGCTTCGAGGAAGCGCTGGAGATCGCCAAGGAGGACCGCGGCTACACCCTCGACACCGAGATGACCGCCGCCGACTGGCAGGCGCTGGTCGCCGAGTACAAGGCGCTGGTCGAGGAGCTGTGGAGCAAGCCATTCCCGCAGGACGTCCACGACCAGCTGTGGGGCGCGATCGGCGCGGTGTTCGGCTCCTGGCAGTCGGAGCGCGCCAAGGTCTACCGCCGCCTCAACGACATCCCGGCGAGCTGGGGCACCGCGGTCAACGTCCAGGCGATGGTGTTCGGCAACATGGGCGACACCTCGGCGACGGGCGTGGCCTTCACCCGCGATCCCTCGACCGGCGCCAACGCCTATTACGGCGAGTTCCTGATCAACGCCCAGGGCGAGGACGTCGTCGCCGGCATTCGCACCCCGCAGTACCTGACCAAGGCCGCGCGCGAGGCGGCGGGCGCCAAGCCGCTGTCGATGGAAGAGGCGCTGCCCGAGACCTATGCCGAGCTGGCCAAGGTCTTCGACCTGCTCGAGCGCCACTATCGCGACATGCAGGACATCGAGTTCACGGTGCAGCAGGGCAAGCTCTGGATGCTCCAGACCCGCTCGGGCAAGCGCACCGCCAAGGCCGCGCTCAAGATCGCGGTCGACATGGCGAGCGAGGGGCTGATCACCAAGGAGGAAGCGATCCTCCGCGTCGACCCCGCCGCGCTCGACCAGCTGCTCCACCCGACGCTCGATCCCGCCGCACCGCGCGACGTGCTGACCAAGGGCCTCCCCGCCTCCCCGGGCGCCGCATCGGGCAAGGTGGTGTTCGACGCCGACGCCGCCGAGAAGGCGGCCGCGGCCGGCGAGAGCGTGATCCTGGTCCGCGTCGAGACCAGCCCGGAGGACATCCACGGCATGCACGCCGCCAAGGGCATCCTGACCGCACGCGGCGGCATGACCAGTCACGCCGCCGTGGTGGCGCGCGGCATGGGCCGCCCCTGCGTGTCGGGCGCCGGCACCCTGTCGATCAAGGCCTCCGAAGGCGTGATGCGCGTCGGCCAGCGCGAGGTCCGCGCGGGCGAGGTCATTACCATCGACGGCACCACCGGCGAGGTGATGGTGGGCGAGGTGCCGACAATCCAGCCCGAGCTCGCCGGCGACTTCGGCACGCTGATGGTGTGGGCCGACGGCGTCCGCCGCCTCAAGGTCCGCACCAACGCGGAAACGCCGCTCGACTGCCGCACCGCGCGCGAGTTCGGCGCCGAGGGCATCGGCCTGTGCCGCACCGAGCACATGTTCTTCGATGCCGCCCGCATCACCGCGGTCCGCCAGATGATCCTGGCGTCGGACGAGGCCGGCCGCCGCGCCGCGCTCGACAAGCTGCTGCCCGAGCAGCGCGCCGACTTCGCCGAGATCTTCCGGGTGATGGCCGGCCTCCCCTGCACTATCCGCCTGCTCGACCCGCCGCTGCACGAGTTCCTGCCGCACGAGGAAAGCGAGTTCGCCGAGGTCGCGGAAAGCTCGGGCGTCGACATCGAGACGCTGAAGCGCCGCGCCGCCGAGCTCCACGAGTTCAACCCGATGCTCGGCCACCGCGGCTGCCGGCTGGGGGTGACCTTCCCCGAGATCTACGAGATGCAGGCCCGCGCGATCTTCGAGGCGGCGGTGAGCCTCGATGAGGCGCCGGTGCCGGAGATCATGATCCCGCTGGTCGCCACCGCCCGCGAGCTGGAGCTGATGAAGGCGGTCGTGGACAAGGCCGCCGAGGCGGTGTTCGCCGAGACCGGCAAGCGCGTCGACTATCTGGTCGGCACGATGATCGAGCTGCCTCGCGCCGCGCTCAAGGCCGGCGAGATCGCCGAGGTCGGCGAGTTCTTCTCGTTCGGCACCAACGACCTGACCCAGACCACGCTGGGCGTGAGCCGCGACGACGCCGGCCGCTTCCTCACCGCCTATGTCGAGCAGGGCATCTACGCCAAGGACCCGTTCGTCAGCCTCGACGTCGAGGGCGTCGGCGAGCTGGTGAGGATCGCCGCCGAACGCGGCCGCGCGGCGCGCGACGGCCTCAAGCTCGGCATCTGCGGCGAGCATGGCGGCGACCCGGCGAGCATCGCCTTCTGCGAGGTGGTCGGCCTGGATTACGTCTCGGCGTCGCCCTACCGCGTGCCCATCGCCCGCCTGGCGGCGGCGCAGGCGGCGCTTGGGAAGGAGGGCTGA
- a CDS encoding M20/M25/M40 family metallo-hydrolase → MRLAHALAAVSLIALAAPAPAETDRTQVARIIDEGTNQSEVARTAEYLSDFIGPRLTNSPNMRKAEEWTQAKFREWGLRNVHKEGFDFGRGWWIESSSVRMVTPRPIQLTAIPIAWTPPTNGTISAPVIVAPMSAERHFDAWRGKLQGKIVLISLPTDGSEPDKPAFQRLGNDDFAKLDQFKQPRYDPDATDRRIKRFEFAKKLGAFLKAEGAVAYATESYRDGKLVHGEGYLYGVGDTMPLPGVQIAAEDYRRLARIAKVGPAPVLEINSNVHFDDSDTQAYNVFADIPGTDPKAGYVMAGAHLDSWVAGDGAADNGAGSAMIMEAARILSAMGVKPKRTIRFALWAGEEQGLLGSMAFVEKHLATRGSGADTSSGIGRMMGWTNRWPITPQPGYGDLAAYFNIDNGSGRLRGIYAENNPAVVPIFKDWLAPFASMGATQVAISKTGGTDHVFMQAVGVPGFQFIQDPLDYGSRVHHSSVDTFDHLKADDMRQGSIVLAAFLLNAANMEKPLPRAVPQQPKVTDPFAYPDPDEDR, encoded by the coding sequence ATGCGCCTTGCCCATGCTCTCGCCGCCGTCTCGCTGATCGCGCTCGCCGCGCCCGCGCCGGCCGAGACCGACCGCACCCAGGTCGCCCGCATCATCGACGAAGGCACCAACCAGTCGGAGGTGGCGCGCACCGCCGAATATCTCTCCGACTTCATCGGCCCGCGCCTCACCAACTCGCCGAACATGCGCAAGGCGGAGGAATGGACCCAAGCCAAGTTCCGCGAATGGGGCCTGCGCAACGTCCACAAGGAAGGCTTCGATTTCGGCCGCGGCTGGTGGATCGAGAGCTCCTCGGTGCGGATGGTGACTCCCCGCCCGATCCAGCTCACCGCGATCCCGATCGCCTGGACGCCGCCGACCAACGGCACCATCTCGGCGCCGGTGATCGTCGCACCGATGAGCGCCGAGCGCCATTTCGACGCCTGGCGCGGCAAGCTCCAGGGCAAGATCGTACTGATCTCGCTTCCCACCGATGGCTCGGAGCCCGACAAGCCGGCCTTCCAGCGGCTGGGCAACGACGACTTCGCCAAGCTCGATCAGTTCAAGCAGCCGCGCTACGATCCCGATGCCACCGACCGGCGCATCAAGCGCTTCGAGTTCGCCAAGAAGCTCGGCGCCTTCCTGAAGGCCGAGGGCGCCGTCGCCTATGCGACCGAGAGCTACCGCGACGGCAAGCTGGTCCATGGCGAAGGCTATCTCTACGGCGTCGGCGACACCATGCCGCTGCCCGGCGTGCAGATCGCCGCCGAGGACTATCGCCGCCTCGCCCGCATCGCCAAGGTCGGTCCCGCCCCGGTGCTCGAGATCAACAGCAACGTCCATTTCGACGACAGCGACACCCAGGCCTACAACGTCTTCGCCGACATCCCCGGCACCGATCCCAAGGCCGGCTACGTCATGGCCGGCGCGCATCTCGACTCATGGGTCGCCGGCGACGGCGCGGCCGACAACGGCGCCGGCAGCGCGATGATCATGGAGGCGGCGCGCATCCTCTCCGCGATGGGGGTGAAGCCGAAGCGCACGATCCGCTTCGCGCTCTGGGCCGGCGAGGAACAGGGGCTGCTCGGCTCGATGGCGTTCGTCGAGAAACACCTCGCGACGCGCGGCAGCGGCGCCGACACCAGCAGCGGCATCGGCCGGATGATGGGCTGGACCAACCGCTGGCCGATCACCCCGCAGCCGGGCTACGGCGACCTCGCCGCCTATTTCAACATCGACAACGGCTCGGGCCGGCTGCGCGGCATCTATGCCGAGAACAATCCGGCGGTGGTGCCGATCTTCAAGGACTGGCTCGCCCCGTTCGCCTCGATGGGCGCGACGCAGGTGGCCATCTCCAAGACCGGCGGCACCGACCATGTCTTCATGCAGGCGGTCGGCGTGCCGGGCTTCCAGTTCATCCAGGACCCGCTGGACTATGGCAGCCGGGTGCATCATTCGTCGGTCGACACCTTCGACCATCTGAAGGCCGACGACATGCGCCAGGGCTCGATCGTGCTCGCCGCCTTCCTGCTGAACGCCGCCAATATGGAGAAGCCCCTGCCCCGCGCGGTGCCGCAGCAGCCCAAGGTCACCGATCCCTTCGCCTATCCCGATCCGGACGAGGACCGGTGA
- a CDS encoding TrmH family RNA methyltransferase, with the protein MSRRGHRPSQAPASRPRFWGRHPVIAALANPERTVRRIWGTREALAALGPLPNTIPVTFADAADLGRLVPSDAPHQGLVAEVDPLEDIWLGDLLEQGAGDRRPLLVLDQVTDPHNVGAVLRSAAAFDALGIVTQDRHAPPESGALARSASGALETVPWVRVVNLARALEEIAEASYWRIGLTGAGSVTLAEALGPPKVCLVLGAEGEGMRQNTEAHCDQLARLPISPKVESLNVSNAAAIALYAVATSAAA; encoded by the coding sequence GTGAGCCGGCGCGGACACAGGCCCAGCCAGGCACCGGCGTCACGGCCCCGCTTCTGGGGCCGCCACCCGGTGATCGCCGCGCTCGCCAATCCGGAGCGGACCGTGCGCCGCATCTGGGGCACCCGCGAGGCGCTGGCGGCGCTGGGGCCGTTGCCGAACACGATTCCGGTCACCTTCGCCGACGCCGCCGACCTCGGCCGGCTGGTGCCGTCGGACGCGCCTCACCAGGGGCTGGTGGCGGAAGTCGATCCGCTCGAGGACATCTGGCTCGGCGACCTCTTGGAGCAGGGCGCCGGCGACCGCCGTCCGCTGCTGGTGCTCGATCAGGTGACGGACCCGCACAATGTCGGCGCGGTGCTGCGCTCGGCGGCGGCGTTCGACGCGCTCGGCATCGTCACCCAGGACCGCCACGCTCCGCCCGAGTCCGGCGCGCTGGCGCGCTCGGCCTCGGGCGCGCTGGAGACGGTGCCGTGGGTGCGCGTCGTCAACCTCGCCCGCGCGCTCGAGGAGATCGCCGAGGCAAGCTACTGGCGGATCGGCCTCACCGGCGCCGGATCGGTGACCCTGGCCGAGGCGCTGGGACCGCCCAAGGTGTGCCTGGTGCTCGGCGCCGAGGGCGAAGGCATGCGCCAGAACACCGAGGCGCATTGCGACCAGCTTGCGCGGCTGCCGATCTCGCCTAAGGTCGAAAGCCTGAACGTATCGAATGCCGCCGCGATCGCCCTCTATGCGGTGGCGACCTCCGCGGCGGCCTGA
- a CDS encoding 2Fe-2S iron-sulfur cluster-binding protein, with protein sequence MPTLIVTTRDGQERAVEGEAGLSVMEVIRDNGFDELLALCGGCCSCATCHVHVDPEFAAKLPPMSEDENDLLDSSSDRDETSRLGCQIEFTVALDGLRVRIAAED encoded by the coding sequence ATGCCGACATTGATCGTCACCACCCGCGACGGACAGGAGCGCGCGGTCGAGGGCGAGGCCGGCCTGTCGGTGATGGAAGTGATCCGCGACAACGGATTCGACGAGCTCCTCGCGCTGTGCGGCGGCTGCTGCTCGTGCGCCACCTGCCACGTCCATGTCGATCCGGAATTTGCCGCCAAACTCCCGCCGATGAGCGAGGACGAGAATGATCTGCTCGATTCGTCGAGCGACCGCGACGAGACCTCGCGTCTCGGATGCCAGATCGAGTTCACCGTGGCGCTGGATGGTCTGAGGGTGAGGATTGCGGCGGAGGACTGA
- a CDS encoding DNA-3-methyladenine glycosylase family protein, with protein MGLSAEQLRISIDALASIEPAFAVALQRAGYPEPRIRARGYETLLRTIVGQQVSVAAAQSIWARMEATLGDLTDPANVAKASDEMLRASGLSRQKASYARSLAEEVAGGRLDLANLPEDDEEAIAALTGIKGIGRWSAEIYLLFAEGRPDVWPAGDLAVQVEVGRLLGHAERPSEKAVRALAEPWRPHRGAAAIMAWHHYKIEVI; from the coding sequence ATGGGCCTATCCGCCGAACAGCTCCGCATCTCGATCGACGCGCTGGCTTCCATCGAACCGGCGTTCGCCGTCGCGCTGCAACGCGCCGGCTATCCGGAGCCCCGCATCCGCGCGCGTGGCTATGAGACGCTGCTTCGGACCATCGTCGGCCAGCAGGTGAGCGTCGCCGCGGCGCAATCGATCTGGGCTAGGATGGAAGCGACGCTCGGCGATCTCACCGATCCGGCGAACGTCGCCAAAGCCTCCGACGAGATGCTACGTGCCAGCGGCCTCTCACGGCAGAAGGCAAGCTATGCCCGCAGCCTCGCCGAGGAGGTCGCCGGCGGCCGGCTCGACCTTGCGAACCTCCCGGAGGACGACGAGGAGGCGATCGCGGCGCTGACCGGCATCAAGGGCATCGGCCGCTGGTCGGCCGAAATCTACCTGCTGTTCGCCGAGGGGAGGCCCGATGTGTGGCCCGCCGGCGACCTGGCGGTGCAGGTCGAGGTCGGGCGGCTGCTCGGCCATGCCGAACGGCCCAGCGAGAAGGCTGTGCGTGCCCTCGCCGAGCCATGGCGGCCGCACCGCGGCGCGGCCGCGATCATGGCCTGGCACCACTACAAGATCGAGGTGATCTGA
- the parE gene encoding DNA topoisomerase IV subunit B encodes MSEDLFAAPIPSSNDYDASSIEVLEGLEPVRRRPGMYIGGTDERALHHLAAEVLDNAMDEAVAGHATRIEVTLEPGNRLTIVDNGRGIPVDPHPKFKDKSALEVILSTLHSGGKFNGKAYATSGGLHGVGVSVVNALSKDTVIEVARDRQLYRQSFSRGVTLGPLEHVGGTPNRRGTSVAFTPDDEIFGPEMHFKPARLYKLARSKAYLFAGVEIRWKCDPSIITDDTPPEAVFQFPGGLGDHLREQLAGRECATADFFAGRQDFPDEQGRVEWAVAWPLWSDGSYSWYCNTIPTPDGGTHEQGLRQALTRGLRAFGDLVGQKKAKDITADDVMTGSELMLSVFIRDPQFQSQTKDRLTSPEATALVERAVRDHFDHFLADNMERGRALLGYVLERMDERLRRKAEREVKRKTATSGRKLRLPGKLTDCAADSPEGTELFIVEGDSAGGSAKQARDRKTQAILPIRGKILNVASATSAKILANQEIADLIQALGCGTRKDCVPDNLRYERIVIMTDADVDGAHIATLLMTFFFQEMPELVRRGHLYLAQPPLFRLTVGSKSIYARDDAHRAEIEANEFKGKKVEVSRFKGLGEMNPQQLKETTMDPATRQLLRITLPQEYEERAGVKDLVDRLMGNNPAHRFAFIQENAARLEEEAIDA; translated from the coding sequence ATGTCCGAAGATCTGTTCGCCGCGCCCATCCCCTCCTCCAACGACTACGACGCATCGTCGATCGAGGTCCTCGAAGGGCTGGAGCCGGTCCGGCGCCGTCCGGGCATGTACATCGGCGGCACCGACGAACGCGCGCTCCACCACCTCGCGGCCGAGGTCCTCGACAATGCGATGGACGAAGCGGTGGCCGGGCACGCCACACGGATCGAAGTGACGCTGGAGCCCGGCAACCGTCTCACCATCGTCGACAATGGGAGAGGTATACCCGTCGATCCCCACCCGAAGTTCAAAGACAAGTCCGCTCTGGAGGTGATCCTCTCGACGCTCCATTCCGGCGGCAAGTTCAACGGCAAGGCCTATGCGACCTCGGGCGGCCTGCACGGCGTCGGCGTCAGCGTGGTCAACGCGCTGAGCAAGGACACGGTGATCGAGGTCGCCCGCGACCGGCAACTCTATCGCCAGAGCTTCTCGCGCGGCGTGACGCTGGGGCCGCTCGAGCATGTCGGCGGCACCCCCAACCGGCGCGGCACCAGCGTCGCCTTCACCCCCGACGACGAGATCTTCGGGCCGGAGATGCACTTCAAGCCGGCGCGGCTCTACAAGCTCGCCCGCTCCAAGGCCTATCTGTTCGCCGGCGTCGAGATCCGCTGGAAATGCGATCCCTCGATCATCACCGACGACACGCCGCCCGAGGCGGTGTTCCAGTTCCCCGGCGGCCTCGGCGACCATCTGCGCGAGCAGCTCGCCGGACGGGAGTGCGCGACCGCGGACTTCTTCGCGGGGCGGCAGGATTTCCCCGACGAGCAGGGCCGCGTCGAATGGGCGGTGGCGTGGCCCTTGTGGTCCGACGGCAGCTACAGCTGGTACTGCAACACCATTCCCACGCCCGACGGCGGTACCCATGAGCAGGGCCTGCGCCAGGCGCTCACCCGCGGCCTGCGTGCGTTCGGCGACCTCGTCGGGCAGAAGAAGGCAAAGGACATCACCGCCGACGACGTGATGACCGGATCGGAGCTGATGCTCTCGGTCTTCATCCGCGACCCGCAGTTCCAGAGCCAGACCAAGGACCGCCTCACCTCGCCCGAGGCGACCGCGCTGGTCGAGCGCGCGGTGCGCGACCATTTCGACCATTTCCTCGCCGACAACATGGAGCGCGGCCGCGCGCTGCTCGGCTACGTCCTCGAGCGGATGGACGAGCGCCTGCGCCGCAAGGCCGAGCGCGAGGTCAAGCGCAAGACCGCCACCTCGGGCCGCAAGCTCCGCCTCCCCGGCAAGCTCACCGACTGCGCCGCCGACAGCCCGGAGGGGACCGAGCTGTTCATCGTCGAGGGCGATTCGGCCGGCGGCTCGGCCAAGCAGGCGCGCGACCGCAAGACGCAGGCGATCCTGCCGATCCGGGGCAAGATCCTGAACGTCGCCTCCGCCACCTCGGCCAAGATCCTGGCCAACCAGGAGATCGCCGACCTGATCCAGGCGCTGGGCTGCGGCACGCGGAAGGACTGCGTCCCCGACAACCTGCGCTACGAGCGCATCGTCATCATGACCGACGCCGACGTCGACGGGGCGCACATCGCCACGCTGCTGATGACCTTCTTCTTCCAGGAGATGCCGGAGCTGGTACGGCGCGGGCACCTCTATCTCGCCCAGCCGCCACTTTTCCGCCTGACGGTGGGATCGAAGTCGATCTATGCCCGCGACGACGCCCACCGCGCCGAGATCGAGGCGAACGAGTTCAAGGGCAAGAAGGTCGAGGTGTCGCGCTTCAAGGGGCTGGGCGAGATGAACCCGCAGCAGCTCAAGGAAACGACGATGGACCCGGCGACGCGCCAGCTCCTCCGCATCACGCTGCCGCAGGAATATGAGGAGCGCGCCGGGGTGAAGGACCTGGTCGACCGGCTGATGGGCAACAACCCGGCGCACCGCTTCGCCTTCATCCAGGAGAACGCCGCGCGGCTGGAGGAAGAGGCGATCGACGCCTGA
- a CDS encoding serine hydrolase codes for MRSLLLSLPALLLCAPATAQTAPAQAPAAVPVQAAPEFRARVNELAEILSGKGNYDAYFAPAFRAQVPKEKFNQIVAQLLVANGPYSDLQHLEAATPWSGTVTVEYRDALATARIAVDPNAPHQVTGLLINGVTAREKTLDEVAAAVKGLHGASGLALARLGAGAPQMLVEHNADRLFAIGSEFKLVILAELIRATNAGERKWDDLVTLDGAPLPGGGYAQKPAGTQVSLRELATQMISVSDNSATDVLLKALGREKVEAMMPVVGIKDPARNRPFLATAELFKLKGVGGGALARRYLALDEAGRRKLLAGEVAATPLSAVDPMLFKDGKPVMIDQLEWFESPADLVRVMDWIRRNTEAPKGADARAVLSKNAGIPPLAAGKWQYVGYKGGSEPGVMAMTLLLQARNGDWYVLTGSWNDPARDVETGRFAGLIGKAAELAAPAP; via the coding sequence ATGCGATCCTTGCTGCTCAGCCTGCCCGCGCTCCTCCTTTGCGCGCCGGCGACCGCACAGACTGCTCCGGCGCAGGCACCGGCTGCCGTACCGGTGCAGGCGGCACCCGAATTCAGGGCGCGGGTGAACGAGCTGGCGGAGATCCTGTCCGGCAAGGGCAATTACGACGCCTATTTCGCTCCGGCCTTCCGCGCCCAGGTGCCGAAGGAGAAGTTCAATCAGATCGTCGCGCAGCTGCTCGTCGCCAACGGTCCCTATTCCGATCTCCAGCATCTCGAGGCCGCTACGCCCTGGTCGGGCACGGTCACGGTCGAATATCGCGACGCGCTGGCGACCGCCCGGATCGCGGTCGACCCGAATGCGCCGCACCAGGTCACCGGCCTGCTGATCAACGGCGTCACCGCGCGCGAGAAGACGCTCGACGAGGTCGCCGCGGCGGTGAAGGGGCTGCATGGCGCATCGGGGCTCGCGCTGGCCAGGCTCGGCGCCGGCGCGCCGCAGATGCTGGTCGAGCACAACGCCGACCGGCTGTTCGCGATCGGATCCGAGTTCAAGCTGGTGATCCTGGCCGAGCTGATCCGCGCCACCAATGCGGGCGAGCGCAAGTGGGACGACCTCGTCACCCTCGACGGCGCGCCGCTGCCCGGCGGAGGCTATGCGCAGAAGCCGGCCGGGACGCAGGTCTCGCTGCGCGAGCTCGCCACGCAGATGATCTCGGTGAGCGACAACAGCGCGACCGACGTCCTGCTGAAGGCGCTGGGCCGCGAGAAGGTGGAGGCGATGATGCCGGTGGTAGGCATCAAGGACCCGGCGCGCAACCGGCCCTTCCTGGCTACGGCCGAGCTGTTCAAGCTGAAGGGCGTCGGCGGCGGTGCGCTCGCCCGGCGCTATCTGGCGCTCGACGAGGCTGGCAGGCGCAAGCTGCTCGCAGGCGAGGTTGCCGCCACGCCGCTCAGCGCGGTCGATCCGATGCTGTTCAAGGACGGCAAGCCGGTGATGATCGATCAGCTCGAATGGTTCGAATCGCCCGCCGACCTGGTGCGCGTGATGGACTGGATCCGGCGCAATACCGAGGCACCGAAAGGTGCCGACGCGCGGGCGGTGCTCTCGAAGAACGCCGGCATCCCGCCGCTGGCTGCGGGCAAATGGCAATATGTCGGCTACAAGGGTGGTTCGGAGCCCGGCGTGATGGCGATGACGCTGCTGCTCCAGGCGCGGAACGGCGACTGGTACGTGCTGACCGGGAGCTGGAACGATCCGGCCCGCGACGTCGAGACCGGCCGCTTCGCCGGACTGATCGGCAAGGCGGCGGAACTGGCGGCACCCGCTCCCTAG
- a CDS encoding DUF4403 family protein — protein sequence MRRGWIAAAIAATLLGGCERERRQGGNPAPPKVEAPADLPSETSTIVVPLTIDLAALEAGLNARVPRQLWQIDRFQPKCVAAKRVKVLGVRAKVTPDIGCRIVGQVTRGRIRLSGKGQSLIATLPVSAVIAARNVGGVLKGETATGAAEVRATVRLAVDRAWQPTAKVDIAYDWTEPPGIDFLGQRIKFAEKADAKLKGVIAGLERSLPQELAKLHARARIEQLWRQAFTAIELNREKPPAWMRVTPKRLGFGGYRVAGRRLEMTLQAEALTETFVGGRPPDPAPTPLPPPATRLGPRGLRFFVPVLADYAQLEPVVHRALVKRAARGITLKGVGPVEAEFGKVTVYATEGGRLAVGVKAKVRARSRPELTTTHGEVWLWGVPYNEPNSQVVRVRDLSIAGETDRQAVDMLIQLFLDPGVLAEIRESLTHDFAPDYQRVLTAARKAIAGRREGDFLLSANVSDVSNGEIRVTGQGLFLPVRAKGTAAIRYSPATR from the coding sequence ATGCGGAGAGGGTGGATTGCGGCGGCGATCGCGGCGACGCTGCTCGGCGGATGCGAGCGCGAGCGCCGGCAGGGCGGCAACCCGGCACCGCCCAAGGTCGAGGCGCCGGCCGACCTGCCGAGCGAGACCTCGACGATCGTGGTGCCGCTGACGATCGACCTCGCCGCGCTGGAAGCGGGCCTCAACGCGCGCGTTCCTCGCCAACTCTGGCAGATCGACAGGTTCCAGCCGAAATGCGTCGCCGCCAAGCGGGTCAAGGTGCTGGGCGTCCGCGCCAAGGTGACGCCCGACATCGGCTGCCGCATCGTCGGGCAGGTGACGCGCGGACGCATCCGGCTGAGCGGCAAGGGCCAGTCGCTGATCGCGACGTTGCCGGTCTCGGCGGTGATCGCCGCGCGCAACGTCGGCGGCGTCCTCAAGGGCGAGACCGCGACCGGCGCCGCCGAGGTGCGCGCGACGGTGCGGCTCGCCGTCGATCGCGCGTGGCAGCCCACCGCCAAGGTCGACATCGCCTATGACTGGACCGAGCCGCCGGGCATCGACTTCCTCGGCCAGCGCATCAAGTTCGCCGAAAAGGCCGACGCCAAGCTCAAGGGCGTGATCGCCGGCCTCGAGCGCAGCCTGCCGCAGGAGCTGGCGAAGCTCCACGCCCGCGCACGGATCGAGCAGCTGTGGCGGCAGGCGTTCACCGCGATCGAGCTCAACCGCGAGAAGCCGCCCGCCTGGATGCGGGTGACACCGAAGCGGCTGGGCTTCGGCGGCTATCGCGTCGCCGGCCGCCGGCTGGAGATGACGCTCCAGGCCGAGGCGCTGACCGAGACCTTCGTCGGCGGCCGCCCGCCCGATCCCGCGCCGACCCCGCTGCCGCCGCCGGCGACGCGGCTCGGTCCGCGCGGGCTGCGTTTCTTCGTGCCGGTGCTGGCGGACTATGCCCAGCTCGAGCCGGTGGTGCACCGCGCATTGGTCAAGCGGGCGGCCAGGGGGATCACGCTGAAGGGCGTCGGTCCGGTCGAGGCCGAGTTCGGCAAGGTCACCGTCTATGCGACCGAAGGCGGGCGGCTGGCGGTCGGGGTCAAGGCGAAGGTGCGGGCGCGGTCGCGGCCGGAGCTCACCACCACGCACGGCGAGGTCTGGCTGTGGGGCGTACCGTATAACGAGCCCAATTCGCAGGTGGTGCGCGTGCGCGACCTCAGCATCGCGGGAGAGACCGACCGGCAGGCGGTGGACATGCTGATCCAGCTGTTCCTCGATCCCGGCGTGCTCGCCGAGATCCGCGAATCGCTGACGCATGATTTCGCGCCGGATTATCAGCGGGTGCTGACGGCGGCGCGCAAGGCGATCGCCGGGCGGCGCGAGGGCGACTTCCTGCTGTCGGCCAATGTCTCGGATGTGAGCAACGGCGAGATCAGGGTCACCGGGCAGGGGCTGTTCCTGCCGGTGCGGGCGAAGGGGACCGCGGCGATCCGGTACAGTCCGGCGACGCGATGA